Proteins from a genomic interval of Sphingobacterium sp. SYP-B4668:
- a CDS encoding WG repeat-containing protein, protein MKLKICLVLCVCVFGPVSYLYAQEGVWQLELEASGEKPVEWWNKRKSGYIADFEQAVMETFQPNGKKIELQEQLILSKDRTKASNFYTKSFTYYQYPEKLVFSFLEGDDMIMKDQLSDIYKVTAPSAISDLKDGEAYLIIGTVEGTKELRGYTCNKHTLTFGEMGLGENQYTVWCAAALPAYSTEVLPFGRHLPGAIFQLDFSKEDSTLGFFVTKAEKLPALGSYFELPNEVEVVELTPLDSDGTGQGDESLVNSFHSAFSLEDGIQWFQDVRAGLSVVGVRNENGDILLPAVYQSAERINENVVAVTDIEQRYWLMNAAGQLLNKVAYNHFLPIDDAIYSYQTDAECGLANLDGKILVGQLEDIQPLNSTYVFAKKGGQYGVMDLKGNFVLAPTYHKVKWNSNGELNLLEKNGDAEMKTVSASEFLKEIHK, encoded by the coding sequence ATGAAATTGAAAATTTGCTTGGTCCTGTGTGTATGTGTATTTGGTCCTGTTTCTTATCTATATGCCCAAGAAGGTGTGTGGCAATTGGAGCTCGAAGCAAGTGGTGAAAAACCTGTAGAATGGTGGAATAAACGTAAATCTGGCTATATCGCAGATTTTGAGCAGGCTGTGATGGAGACGTTTCAACCTAATGGGAAGAAAATAGAGTTGCAAGAACAGCTTATTTTATCGAAAGATAGAACAAAGGCTAGTAATTTTTATACCAAATCTTTTACATATTACCAGTATCCAGAGAAGCTTGTCTTTTCTTTTTTGGAGGGCGATGATATGATTATGAAAGATCAGTTGTCAGATATTTATAAGGTTACAGCTCCTTCTGCTATCTCGGATTTGAAGGATGGTGAGGCCTATTTAATCATAGGGACAGTAGAAGGAACCAAGGAGTTGCGGGGGTATACTTGTAATAAACATACGCTCACATTTGGAGAGATGGGGTTGGGAGAGAACCAGTATACGGTATGGTGTGCTGCAGCATTACCGGCTTATTCTACAGAAGTATTGCCTTTTGGTCGGCATCTTCCAGGAGCCATCTTCCAATTGGATTTCAGTAAAGAGGATAGTACCCTCGGTTTTTTCGTAACTAAAGCTGAAAAGCTTCCCGCCCTAGGATCCTATTTTGAATTGCCAAATGAAGTCGAAGTTGTAGAATTGACCCCTTTGGATAGTGATGGTACAGGACAGGGGGACGAGTCTTTGGTCAATAGTTTTCATAGTGCATTTTCATTAGAGGACGGTATCCAGTGGTTTCAAGATGTACGAGCGGGGTTAAGTGTGGTGGGCGTAAGGAACGAAAATGGAGACATATTGCTCCCTGCAGTCTATCAAAGTGCCGAACGAATAAATGAAAATGTAGTGGCAGTCACTGACATCGAACAACGCTATTGGTTGATGAATGCTGCTGGCCAATTGTTAAATAAAGTGGCATACAATCATTTTCTGCCTATTGATGATGCTATCTATTCTTACCAGACAGATGCTGAATGTGGATTGGCAAATCTTGATGGAAAAATCTTAGTGGGACAACTGGAAGATATACAACCGCTTAATTCGACCTATGTATTTGCCAAAAAGGGAGGACAGTATGGGGTCATGGATCTCAAAGGAAATTTCGTCTTGGCACCTACCTATCATAAGGTGAAATGGAATTCGAATGGAGAGCTAAACCTCCTGGAAAAGAATGGAGATGCGGAAATGAAAACTGTCAGCGCAAGTGAATTTCTCAAAGAAATCCATAAGTAA
- a CDS encoding OmpA family protein — protein MLNPASGQKPSANSKAQQQYTAANRLIQKGEQRNAIPLLLEAIRYDKTFASAYQTLGDVYRKSGRYEDARQAYQQVLLHDPNLTPLTYFGIGESSLFTGHYPEALSYLTQYKDQSRLSEKSILLVNKYIADCQFSITYRPDHQFVLHKLSAAINSVDDEYFPKLTADNKTIIFTRKTNNQENFFESSYIDSAWTEATKLVGYINSEAFNEGAHCISPDGKYLFFTGCNWPNGLGSCDIYVSKKENGIWSEPSNLGHPINTKGWESQPAISADGKTLYFVSNRAGGVGGYDIWKSTLNADNKWTTAINLGTQINTTFDESAPYIHADNKSLYFASNGWPGFGRKDIFISESDSVGAWSTPQNLGSPINNCYEQNALHVSMNGKMGFLSTELGEDAQLDLYSFQMPVGTRPQPVAFIKGLVLNANTKQPLSATISVTNTLTNKVVFEDVSDIQDGSFLATLPIGHHYAVHIQEKGYLFESKQYALDKLQYTNEEFEAHILLKPIETGKNATLNNIFFEVNKHELLPSSTSELNTLVKFLTDNPNVRIEISGHTDNTGNSQLNQALSTSRALAVVNYLIKNGVTSTRLISKGYGSSKPIADNQSEEGKAMNRRTEFQIIGI, from the coding sequence ATGCTAAATCCTGCATCAGGCCAAAAACCTTCTGCTAATTCCAAGGCGCAGCAACAGTACACTGCTGCCAATAGACTGATACAAAAAGGCGAACAGCGCAATGCCATCCCCTTATTATTAGAGGCAATCAGATATGACAAAACATTTGCCTCTGCCTATCAGACTTTAGGTGACGTATATCGCAAATCTGGCAGGTACGAAGACGCCAGACAAGCCTATCAGCAGGTACTTCTCCATGATCCAAATTTAACACCACTCACTTACTTCGGCATAGGTGAGTCAAGTTTATTCACCGGACATTATCCAGAAGCACTTAGTTACCTTACCCAATACAAGGATCAGAGTCGATTATCCGAAAAAAGCATACTGCTTGTCAACAAATACATCGCCGACTGTCAGTTTAGCATTACCTATAGACCAGACCACCAGTTTGTACTGCACAAATTATCCGCAGCTATCAACTCGGTTGATGACGAATATTTCCCAAAACTTACTGCAGATAATAAAACGATCATCTTCACGCGAAAGACCAATAATCAAGAGAACTTTTTTGAAAGCAGCTATATCGACAGCGCATGGACTGAAGCTACAAAACTAGTAGGTTACATCAATTCCGAGGCATTCAATGAAGGTGCCCATTGCATCTCTCCTGACGGTAAGTACCTGTTTTTCACAGGATGTAACTGGCCGAATGGGCTTGGAAGTTGCGACATTTACGTGTCAAAGAAAGAGAATGGGATCTGGAGTGAGCCCTCCAATTTAGGCCATCCCATCAACACTAAAGGCTGGGAATCACAGCCGGCTATTAGTGCCGATGGAAAAACACTATATTTTGTCAGCAATAGAGCTGGTGGCGTAGGTGGGTATGACATATGGAAAAGCACCCTCAATGCCGACAACAAATGGACCACTGCCATCAATCTAGGTACGCAAATCAACACCACATTTGATGAAAGTGCGCCTTATATCCATGCAGACAATAAAAGCCTCTATTTTGCTTCTAACGGATGGCCTGGGTTTGGACGAAAAGATATCTTTATCAGCGAAAGTGACTCAGTCGGTGCTTGGTCCACTCCCCAAAATCTCGGCTCGCCCATCAACAATTGTTACGAGCAGAATGCACTACATGTAAGTATGAATGGTAAAATGGGGTTCCTTTCGACCGAATTGGGTGAAGATGCACAATTAGACCTATATAGCTTTCAGATGCCAGTAGGGACACGTCCCCAGCCCGTCGCTTTTATTAAAGGTCTGGTGTTAAATGCCAATACCAAGCAACCACTCTCCGCAACGATAAGTGTTACCAACACATTGACGAATAAGGTCGTATTTGAAGATGTAAGCGATATTCAAGATGGTTCATTTCTGGCCACTCTACCGATTGGACATCATTATGCAGTACATATCCAAGAAAAAGGTTACCTCTTCGAATCTAAACAATATGCCCTTGATAAACTCCAATATACCAACGAAGAATTTGAAGCCCATATCCTCTTAAAACCGATTGAGACTGGCAAGAATGCAACGCTCAATAACATTTTCTTTGAAGTAAACAAGCATGAACTACTTCCATCCTCCACAAGCGAGCTCAACACTTTGGTCAAATTTCTCACTGACAATCCCAATGTACGAATTGAAATCAGTGGACATACCGACAATACCGGAAATTCACAGCTCAACCAAGCATTATCAACGAGTCGAGCACTCGCCGTTGTAAACTATCTGATTAAGAACGGAGTGACAAGCACAAGATTGATATCTAAAGGATATGGATCGTCTAAACCCATAGCTGACAATCAATCCGAAGAAGGGAAAGCAATGAACCGAAGGACCGAATTTCAAATAATAGGAATTTAA
- a CDS encoding GMC oxidoreductase, whose amino-acid sequence MKKNIHFDAIVIGSGISGGWAAKELCEKGLKTLVLERGRDVKHIKDYPTANVDPWGFDHRGQLPLQVKTENPIASKCYAFKEDALHFFTKDEEQPYIQEQPFDWIRGYQVGGKSLIWARQVQRWSEYDFEGPARDGFAVDWPIRYADIAPWYSHVERFIGVSGNRDGVAAMPDGEFLPAWDMNAVELSIQDKIHSHYTDRRVIAGRCAHITKPQPVHIAQGRTQCQARSLCQRGCPFGGYFSSNASTLPWAMKTGNLTVRPHSVVQSIIYDDASGKATGVRVVDAESMEIHDFFATVIFLNASALASNMILMNSVSSRFPNGLGNDSGVLGKYIAFHNYLGSMGGTLEGFEDKYYYGRRPTQPIIPNFRNVKKQETNFLRGYASFFGASRGRGVANESDSLGGAYKDSLMQVGGWGVGMMMQGETIPKESNHVRLSADQRDKYGMPLLVTSISYDENDHKSKADFWSQGEEMLTVAGVKNIVKHDSKQNPGLDIHEMGGARMGRDSKSSVLNKWNQVHSCPNVFVTDGACMTSTGTQNPSITYMALTARAVNYAVEEIKKKNIK is encoded by the coding sequence ATGAAAAAAAATATACATTTTGACGCGATTGTCATCGGTTCCGGTATTTCTGGAGGATGGGCAGCGAAGGAGCTGTGTGAAAAAGGGCTCAAAACACTAGTGTTGGAACGTGGTCGTGATGTCAAGCACATCAAGGACTATCCTACAGCAAATGTTGACCCTTGGGGCTTCGATCATCGAGGACAATTGCCTCTTCAAGTGAAAACCGAAAATCCTATTGCATCGAAATGCTATGCTTTTAAAGAGGATGCGCTTCATTTTTTTACAAAGGATGAGGAGCAGCCTTATATCCAAGAGCAGCCTTTTGACTGGATTCGAGGATATCAAGTGGGGGGGAAGTCGTTGATATGGGCTAGACAAGTGCAACGGTGGAGTGAGTATGATTTTGAAGGGCCGGCGCGCGATGGTTTTGCTGTAGATTGGCCAATCCGGTACGCGGATATTGCGCCTTGGTATAGCCATGTCGAACGATTTATAGGAGTCTCTGGAAATAGGGATGGAGTGGCGGCAATGCCAGATGGTGAATTTTTACCGGCTTGGGATATGAATGCTGTAGAATTGAGTATCCAAGATAAAATCCATTCACACTACACCGATCGTCGCGTGATTGCGGGAAGATGTGCGCATATTACGAAACCACAACCGGTGCATATAGCACAGGGACGTACACAGTGTCAGGCGCGCTCATTGTGTCAAAGGGGCTGTCCATTTGGGGGCTATTTTAGCTCGAATGCATCAACCCTTCCATGGGCTATGAAAACGGGTAATTTGACTGTCAGGCCACATAGTGTTGTGCAATCTATTATTTATGACGATGCTTCAGGGAAAGCTACAGGTGTACGGGTAGTAGATGCCGAAAGTATGGAGATTCATGATTTTTTTGCAACCGTGATTTTTCTGAATGCTTCTGCATTGGCTTCGAATATGATTTTGATGAATTCGGTATCTAGCCGTTTTCCCAATGGTCTTGGAAATGATAGTGGTGTGTTAGGGAAATATATCGCTTTTCACAATTATTTGGGTTCTATGGGGGGGACTTTGGAGGGATTTGAGGATAAATATTACTATGGACGACGTCCTACGCAACCCATCATCCCTAATTTTCGAAATGTAAAAAAACAAGAAACCAATTTTTTGAGAGGATATGCATCTTTCTTTGGCGCTTCGCGAGGAAGAGGAGTGGCGAATGAGAGCGATTCTTTAGGCGGGGCTTATAAAGATAGCCTGATGCAGGTTGGAGGATGGGGTGTAGGAATGATGATGCAGGGGGAAACCATTCCAAAGGAATCCAATCATGTGAGGCTGAGTGCAGATCAAAGAGATAAATATGGTATGCCGCTGTTAGTGACCTCCATTTCTTACGATGAAAACGATCATAAATCGAAAGCGGATTTTTGGAGCCAAGGGGAGGAGATGCTAACGGTAGCTGGAGTCAAAAACATCGTAAAACATGATAGTAAACAGAATCCTGGTCTTGATATTCACGAGATGGGCGGAGCGAGAATGGGAAGGGATTCTAAAAGCTCGGTACTGAACAAATGGAACCAAGTTCACAGCTGTCCTAATGTTTTTGTAACAGATGGTGCATGTATGACTTCTACGGGCACTCAAAACCCTTCTATTACTTATATGGCGCTAACGGCAAGAGCTGTTAATTATGCTGTGGAGGAGATTAAGAAGAAAAATATCAAATAA
- a CDS encoding Gfo/Idh/MocA family protein — protein MQNIKILVVGCGNMGASHAQAYHDLEGFEIVGLVSRGNSKHVLNEKLAAQYPLFDDYAEALLISRPDAVCISTYPDTHESYAIMAFEAGAHVFIEKPLADTVLGAQRVIDAAVLAQRKLVVGYILRYHPSWVKFIEKGREMGSPLVMRMNLNQQSHGYMWDVHRNLMKSLSPIVDCGVHYIDVMCQLTDARPVQVSAIGARLTADIPEDNYNYGQLQIRFEDGSVGWYEAGWGPMISETAFFVKDVIGPKGSVSIVADDASKSGHSDSVAAHTQTESIRIHHATIDSANRFVKQDEWLNLKDEPDHQELCNREQRFFLKAIHEDLDLSKQMQDAINSLRIAVACDESVKSGQIIKL, from the coding sequence ATGCAAAATATAAAAATACTTGTGGTTGGCTGCGGCAATATGGGGGCTTCCCATGCGCAGGCCTATCACGATTTAGAAGGATTTGAAATTGTAGGCTTGGTGTCTAGAGGGAATAGTAAGCATGTGCTAAATGAGAAATTGGCCGCACAATATCCTTTATTCGACGATTATGCGGAAGCATTGCTAATCTCGAGACCTGATGCTGTTTGTATTTCTACCTATCCCGACACCCATGAATCCTATGCAATAATGGCATTTGAGGCGGGGGCACATGTGTTTATTGAAAAACCGCTTGCAGATACTGTCTTGGGTGCGCAACGCGTGATCGACGCTGCTGTGCTAGCTCAACGAAAGCTTGTTGTCGGATATATACTGCGCTATCATCCTTCTTGGGTCAAATTCATTGAAAAAGGAAGAGAGATGGGCTCTCCATTGGTGATGCGTATGAACTTGAATCAACAAAGCCATGGCTATATGTGGGATGTGCATCGTAATTTGATGAAGAGCTTGAGTCCTATTGTAGATTGTGGTGTTCATTATATTGATGTGATGTGTCAACTAACTGATGCTAGACCGGTACAGGTCTCGGCAATTGGAGCTAGATTGACTGCTGATATTCCTGAGGACAATTATAATTATGGACAATTGCAAATACGATTTGAGGATGGAAGTGTAGGCTGGTATGAAGCAGGGTGGGGCCCTATGATTAGCGAGACTGCTTTTTTTGTCAAGGATGTAATCGGACCGAAGGGCTCGGTTTCTATCGTAGCTGACGACGCCTCCAAATCCGGACATTCGGATAGTGTAGCTGCGCATACTCAAACGGAATCAATTCGTATACATCATGCGACGATAGATAGTGCCAATAGATTTGTGAAGCAGGATGAATGGTTAAATTTGAAGGATGAGCCCGATCATCAAGAATTGTGCAATAGAGAACAACGCTTTTTTTTGAAGGCCATACATGAGGACTTGGACTTGTCTAAGCAAATGCAGGATGCTATCAATAGTCTGCGAATAGCAGTAGCTTGTGACGAATCTGTCAAGAGTGGGCAAATTATTAAATTATAA
- a CDS encoding Gfo/Idh/MocA family protein: protein MNQNRRTFLKQSAVFAASLAAIPTIGYGAAAKKIKVGLIGCGGRGTGAASQALAADPQVEITALADVFADQLENALTSLKEIDPKRVNVEEKNRFVGFDAYKKLINSGVDVVLLCSPPNFRPDHLEEAVRAGKHIFCEKPVAVDIPGIHRVSKAVELAKQKKLNIVCGFCFRYSLPNREVIKQVRAGNIGDIKGLSTTRYGGELTFKERQPNWSDMEFQLRNWVFYTRYSGDMLVEQAIHSVDFMSWVMNDELPKTVTGTGGRQSKPWDKFGNGYDHYALEYAYPEGLKSYHFSRQQNGTASRNSVDVMGTQGQVDVKLMSSYEILGQHPWKYAERLNNMYQTQHDELFAAIRNGQVINDGDSMTKSTLLGIWGRTAAYTGKAISYEEIINSQVVLGPHSDEFSWDMQGDQSPIPRPGLTNFG from the coding sequence ATGAACCAAAATAGAAGAACTTTTCTGAAACAAAGCGCAGTTTTTGCAGCTTCTCTAGCAGCTATCCCCACTATTGGGTATGGTGCGGCAGCGAAAAAGATTAAGGTAGGCCTGATTGGATGTGGGGGGAGGGGCACCGGTGCGGCTTCTCAGGCTTTGGCTGCTGATCCTCAAGTAGAAATCACGGCATTGGCTGATGTTTTTGCAGATCAGCTAGAAAATGCATTGACCTCTCTGAAGGAAATTGATCCAAAACGAGTAAATGTCGAGGAGAAAAATAGATTTGTAGGCTTCGACGCTTATAAGAAGTTAATCAACTCAGGCGTGGACGTGGTGCTGCTTTGCTCGCCGCCTAATTTTAGGCCTGATCATCTAGAGGAGGCTGTTAGGGCCGGAAAGCATATTTTTTGTGAAAAACCTGTTGCGGTAGATATTCCTGGTATTCACCGTGTCAGCAAGGCGGTGGAGCTAGCTAAACAGAAGAAACTGAATATTGTGTGTGGATTTTGTTTCCGCTATTCACTACCGAATCGAGAAGTCATTAAACAGGTTCGAGCTGGAAATATTGGTGATATCAAGGGCTTGTCTACTACACGATATGGAGGCGAATTGACCTTTAAGGAAAGACAGCCGAATTGGAGCGATATGGAATTCCAATTACGTAATTGGGTGTTCTATACTCGTTATTCGGGTGATATGTTGGTGGAGCAGGCCATCCATAGCGTAGATTTTATGTCGTGGGTGATGAATGATGAGCTTCCCAAAACTGTGACGGGTACTGGCGGGCGCCAGAGCAAACCATGGGATAAGTTTGGAAATGGTTATGATCATTATGCGCTGGAGTATGCTTATCCTGAAGGCTTAAAATCCTATCATTTTAGTCGACAACAGAATGGAACTGCTTCGCGTAACAGTGTCGATGTGATGGGGACGCAGGGGCAAGTTGACGTGAAGCTGATGTCAAGCTATGAAATATTAGGCCAACATCCTTGGAAATATGCTGAACGTTTAAATAATATGTACCAAACCCAGCACGATGAATTATTTGCGGCTATCCGGAATGGACAAGTCATCAACGATGGCGATTCGATGACCAAATCGACTTTGTTAGGTATATGGGGACGTACAGCGGCCTATACCGGTAAGGCGATAAGTTATGAGGAGATTATTAATTCTCAGGTGGTATTGGGGCCACATTCGGATGAATTTAGCTGGGATATGCAAGGTGATCAATCGCCGATTCCGCGTCCAGGATTGACAAACTTTGGTTAG
- a CDS encoding M16 family metallopeptidase, with product MNKFLKSIFVVYFVAFLTSITVAQVKNYDWKESSEGGYTYKYVTNDPTQARFYTLKNGLTVILSPSKKEPRIQTYIATKAGSKTDPKDHTGLAHYLEHLLFKGTDKFGTKDWAKEKPLLDQIDALYEKYNSTSDENQRKQIYEEIDRVSGEAAKYAIANEYDKLMSGMGADGTNAFTSFEQTVYIEDIPNNVVDKYLAVQGERFRNPIFRLFHTELEAVYEEKNIGLDNDNRKSIEAMFEAMFPNNNYGRQTVIGTVEHLKNPSLKAIREYFETYYVPNNMGVIMSGDFDPTEMVKKIDATFGYMKEQSLPPYVIEPEKVIEEPILREVKGPNAEYLFLGFRFPGAATKDAQMLNLLANMLTNGSAGLIDLNLVKSQKLLGAGAFPYVLKDYSMLILQGNPTQGQSLDDVKNLILAELNKLRKGEFSEDLITSIVNNEKKSEISRNDSYKARAEGLMDAFTSGVDWSSELSYSDNLSKITKQDIIEFANKYLNDRNYVAVYKRQGIDENVVKVIKPSITPITVNREDQSDFLKRIDALPENAIKPVWIDYSKDVEKAKLKDIDIIAVQNKDNELFSLVYQYKIGKWNNKLLSLAANYLEFLGTKDKSSEAFSKEFYKLASDFSVSSGNEETNIAVSGLSSNFANTVTLIHDLIKNCVVDQAAFEAYIGRLKKSRINAKENKATIMDGLKSYAKYGASNPFNYTLSDTELDAVRAEDLVKLLHDFANMKHTILYFGPKSTTDLVTSLQPLKTGEGVYLEIQKAQPFKESPTIANKVLLANFNMKQAEVFWFRNSETYNSAYAPTISLFNNYFGGGMGSIVFQTIRESKALAYSTYAFFGQPFKKGNHYSVGAYIGTQADKFNDAVVGMNELLNDLPESSQALETAKVSLIKSIASERITNSAILSSYLAAERLGNKTDIRKDVYEKAPRLTYGDLKAFHAKEMSNKPYVYCIVAQTENLKSEDLQKLGEVKKLSLEEIFGY from the coding sequence ATGAATAAGTTTTTAAAATCGATTTTTGTCGTATATTTTGTTGCTTTTTTAACTTCAATAACTGTTGCTCAAGTGAAAAACTACGACTGGAAGGAATCATCAGAAGGAGGGTATACCTATAAGTATGTCACGAATGACCCGACGCAAGCCCGTTTCTATACACTAAAAAATGGCTTGACAGTCATTTTGAGCCCAAGCAAGAAGGAACCTCGTATCCAAACATATATTGCTACTAAGGCCGGAAGCAAGACAGATCCTAAAGATCATACGGGACTGGCGCACTATTTGGAACATCTATTGTTTAAAGGTACGGACAAGTTTGGTACTAAAGATTGGGCCAAGGAAAAGCCACTATTGGATCAAATCGATGCCCTTTATGAAAAATATAATTCGACATCGGATGAAAATCAACGTAAGCAAATTTATGAGGAAATAGATCGGGTGTCGGGTGAAGCCGCGAAGTACGCTATTGCTAATGAATACGACAAGTTGATGAGTGGTATGGGGGCAGATGGTACCAATGCATTTACATCATTCGAGCAGACAGTATATATTGAAGACATACCGAATAATGTGGTAGATAAGTATTTGGCTGTGCAGGGAGAGCGGTTCCGCAATCCTATATTCAGACTATTCCATACCGAGCTAGAGGCTGTTTATGAAGAGAAAAATATAGGATTGGATAATGATAATAGGAAATCTATTGAAGCCATGTTTGAAGCGATGTTTCCTAATAATAATTATGGGAGACAAACGGTGATTGGAACAGTAGAGCATTTAAAAAACCCCTCTCTTAAAGCGATTAGGGAGTATTTTGAAACCTATTATGTGCCGAATAATATGGGAGTAATCATGTCAGGTGATTTCGACCCGACAGAGATGGTAAAAAAAATAGATGCTACTTTTGGATATATGAAGGAGCAATCATTACCTCCGTACGTAATCGAACCGGAAAAGGTAATCGAAGAACCTATACTACGAGAGGTGAAAGGCCCAAATGCTGAATATCTATTTTTGGGATTTCGTTTTCCAGGAGCAGCGACTAAGGACGCACAAATGCTCAATCTATTGGCGAATATGTTGACAAACGGGTCAGCAGGTCTAATCGATTTGAATTTGGTGAAATCCCAAAAACTATTGGGCGCGGGTGCTTTTCCCTATGTTTTGAAGGATTACTCCATGTTGATACTCCAGGGTAATCCGACCCAGGGCCAATCCTTGGATGATGTTAAGAATTTGATATTGGCCGAATTGAACAAGTTGAGGAAGGGTGAGTTTTCAGAGGATTTAATCACCTCTATCGTCAATAACGAGAAGAAAAGTGAAATATCTCGAAATGACAGCTATAAGGCGCGGGCCGAGGGACTAATGGATGCCTTTACTTCTGGAGTGGATTGGTCATCAGAATTGAGTTATTCTGATAATCTATCCAAAATTACAAAACAGGATATCATAGAATTTGCCAATAAATATTTAAACGATCGTAATTATGTGGCTGTGTACAAACGTCAGGGCATAGATGAGAATGTAGTAAAGGTGATTAAACCGTCCATTACACCAATCACTGTCAATAGAGAAGATCAATCTGATTTTTTAAAAAGGATAGATGCTCTGCCAGAGAATGCTATCAAGCCTGTATGGATCGATTATAGCAAAGATGTAGAGAAGGCTAAGTTGAAGGATATTGACATAATTGCAGTACAGAATAAGGATAATGAGTTATTTAGCTTGGTGTATCAATATAAAATTGGCAAATGGAATAATAAACTACTGTCTCTGGCAGCCAATTATCTAGAATTCTTGGGTACGAAAGATAAATCAAGCGAAGCCTTTAGCAAGGAGTTTTATAAATTGGCCTCTGATTTTAGTGTCTCTTCCGGAAACGAAGAAACGAATATTGCCGTTTCTGGTTTGAGTAGTAATTTTGCGAATACAGTGACATTGATTCATGATTTGATTAAGAATTGTGTGGTGGATCAAGCGGCTTTCGAAGCTTATATCGGGCGATTGAAGAAATCACGAATCAATGCCAAGGAAAATAAAGCGACTATCATGGACGGGCTCAAGTCTTATGCTAAGTATGGCGCAAGTAATCCATTCAACTATACGTTGTCGGACACAGAATTGGATGCCGTAAGGGCGGAGGATTTAGTCAAATTGTTGCATGATTTTGCGAACATGAAGCATACTATACTGTATTTTGGACCTAAGTCCACAACGGACTTGGTAACGAGTTTACAACCGTTGAAAACCGGTGAGGGGGTATATCTGGAAATCCAAAAAGCACAACCTTTCAAGGAGTCTCCGACAATAGCGAACAAGGTATTGTTGGCAAACTTTAATATGAAACAGGCCGAGGTTTTTTGGTTCAGAAATTCGGAAACCTACAATTCTGCCTATGCACCTACTATATCCTTGTTTAATAACTACTTTGGAGGAGGTATGGGAAGTATTGTGTTCCAGACTATCCGTGAATCGAAAGCACTCGCCTATTCTACCTATGCATTTTTTGGACAGCCGTTTAAGAAGGGGAATCATTATTCGGTGGGTGCCTATATTGGGACCCAAGCGGACAAATTCAATGACGCTGTAGTTGGAATGAATGAATTGTTGAATGACTTGCCCGAATCAAGTCAGGCACTAGAGACTGCAAAAGTAAGTTTGATTAAATCAATAGCGAGTGAACGTATCACTAACTCTGCGATATTGAGTAGCTATCTTGCAGCGGAACGTTTAGGGAATAAAACAGATATAAGAAAAGATGTTTATGAAAAGGCACCGAGATTAACCTACGGGGATTTGAAAGCTTTTCATGCAAAGGAAATGAGCAACAAACCGTATGTATACTGTATTGTAGCGCAAACGGAAAATCTCAAATCCGAAGACTTACAGAAGTTGGGCGAGGTGAAAAAACTTTCATTAGAAGAGATTTTCGGCTATTAG